Proteins from a single region of Verrucomicrobiota bacterium:
- a CDS encoding nicotinate-nicotinamide nucleotide adenylyltransferase: protein MKLGLYGGSFDPVHLGHLLVAQAAGEEFGLDRLCFIPAAQSPFKPGNEPAPAKARLQMLRLALTGMPRYEVDAQETLRGGVSYTIDTVRDYRQIVGQIIPQRLVLSCIS from the coding sequence ATGAAACTCGGCCTCTACGGCGGCTCCTTCGACCCCGTCCACCTCGGACATTTGCTCGTAGCTCAGGCAGCGGGGGAGGAGTTTGGATTGGATCGGCTGTGCTTCATTCCAGCGGCGCAGTCACCATTTAAACCGGGCAACGAACCAGCGCCCGCCAAGGCCCGCCTGCAAATGCTCCGCCTCGCACTAACGGGCATGCCACGCTACGAGGTGGACGCGCAGGAAACCTTGCGGGGCGGCGTGAGCTACACAATTGACACGGTGCGCGACTACCGGCAAATCGTCGGCCAAATAATTCCACAGCGGCTAGTGCTTAGTTGCATAAGTTAA